The proteins below are encoded in one region of Halocatena salina:
- the nhaC gene encoding Na+/H+ antiporter NhaC: MASLSFEPLSYDDLPPERRPSLLQASIPVIGMLVFLSIGAVLLDLDPHLPLLWAIVLTGLVGRYWIGVPWDTQYEGLVDALQMGMQAILILFVIYTLIATWMSAGTIPALIYYGLELLSPSVFLPATAVLGLVVAFAVGSSWTTAGTIGVAFMGIAQGLGVPLPMAAGALLTGAYTGDKLSPLSDTTNLAAAVTNTDLMTHVRTMRVGTTLAFGISLLAYASLGLAAQGSIPAGRIETIQTAIAGSYSLHPVVFLPLLVAFGLALFGIPALPSLVSGVFFGVGTTILVQGVSFTAAWEIAQSGTDPQTGAELVNELLASGGLMGSTWTITIVVAALALGGLLERTGVLAVLAHHIGRLIESVAGLTAGTAVSAVAMNALAAEQYMSIVVPGMTLRGLYEDFDLESRNLSRAVESSGTVTSALIPWNAGGVYMAGVLGVPTLAYAPYYFLGFLSPAILLVMGVTGWRMHSTQSPAEADPGQATGATTTDDD; the protein is encoded by the coding sequence ATGGCATCCCTTTCGTTCGAACCGTTGAGTTACGACGATTTACCGCCGGAACGGCGGCCATCCTTGCTTCAGGCGTCGATTCCGGTGATCGGTATGCTCGTCTTCTTGAGCATCGGGGCGGTTCTGTTGGATCTCGACCCACATCTCCCGTTGTTGTGGGCGATCGTTCTGACCGGATTGGTCGGTCGATACTGGATCGGTGTGCCATGGGATACACAGTATGAGGGACTCGTCGACGCCCTCCAGATGGGGATGCAGGCGATACTGATCCTGTTCGTGATCTACACCCTGATCGCCACGTGGATGTCGGCGGGAACGATCCCAGCACTGATCTACTACGGGTTGGAGCTGCTATCACCGTCGGTGTTCCTCCCCGCAACCGCCGTGTTAGGGCTGGTGGTGGCGTTCGCCGTCGGTTCCTCGTGGACGACAGCCGGAACGATCGGCGTCGCGTTCATGGGGATCGCCCAAGGGTTGGGGGTTCCGCTTCCAATGGCTGCTGGAGCGCTGCTTACGGGGGCGTACACCGGTGATAAGCTCTCACCGTTGTCGGACACGACGAACCTCGCGGCCGCGGTGACGAACACCGATCTGATGACGCACGTCCGCACCATGCGCGTCGGGACCACGCTGGCGTTTGGGATTTCGCTACTCGCCTACGCGTCTCTTGGACTCGCTGCGCAGGGATCTATTCCCGCCGGACGGATCGAGACGATCCAAACCGCGATCGCTGGTTCGTACTCCTTGCATCCAGTCGTGTTTCTGCCGTTGCTCGTGGCGTTCGGGCTTGCGCTTTTCGGCATCCCGGCGCTTCCCTCACTCGTCTCAGGCGTGTTCTTCGGCGTCGGGACGACGATCCTCGTTCAAGGCGTGTCGTTCACGGCGGCGTGGGAGATCGCACAGTCCGGAACCGACCCCCAGACAGGTGCTGAACTGGTCAACGAACTGCTCGCCAGCGGCGGTCTCATGGGATCGACGTGGACGATCACGATCGTCGTCGCGGCGCTCGCGCTCGGTGGGCTGTTGGAACGGACGGGCGTGCTCGCGGTGCTCGCCCACCACATCGGTCGGCTCATCGAAAGCGTTGCTGGCTTGACCGCCGGCACCGCCGTCTCGGCTGTGGCGATGAACGCGCTCGCTGCCGAGCAGTACATGAGCATCGTCGTTCCCGGTATGACGCTGCGAGGGCTGTATGAGGACTTCGATCTCGAGTCACGGAACCTCTCGCGTGCCGTCGAGTCGAGTGGCACCGTCACCAGCGCGTTGATCCCGTGGAACGCTGGTGGTGTCTACATGGCTGGCGTGCTCGGCGTTCCGACGCTCGCGTACGCACCGTACTACTTCCTCGGATTTCTCTCGCCAGCGATACTACTCGTGATGGGTGTCACCGGATGGCGGATGCATAGCACGCAGTCACCGGCGGAAGCGGACCCCGGACAAGCCACCGGAGCCACGACGACCGACGACGACTAA
- a CDS encoding YqaA family protein, whose translation MIAELLDPSFPLFPLVVESGSWELKRAVKHAVGPFGLVLIFVYSFLIAVVLPFPSEIVLAAPLNLGVPEWITMALIVVVSGTGKALGSVFALNIGDRAIHSGPVIRAVERTGIDIVGISQRKTVQIVRRYGYIGLAGVLCIPGFPDTISIYAFTVIEQDYIKFAVATFVGSVGRLVIWLAGIEIVFLVF comes from the coding sequence GTGATCGCGGAGTTGTTGGATCCGTCATTCCCCCTGTTTCCCTTGGTAGTGGAAAGCGGATCCTGGGAACTGAAACGCGCCGTCAAGCACGCGGTCGGTCCGTTCGGACTGGTACTCATCTTCGTCTATTCGTTTCTCATCGCGGTCGTGCTCCCGTTTCCTAGCGAGATCGTGCTCGCTGCACCACTCAACTTGGGTGTTCCCGAGTGGATAACGATGGCTCTCATCGTCGTTGTGAGTGGGACCGGTAAAGCACTCGGAAGCGTCTTCGCGCTCAACATCGGTGACAGAGCGATCCACTCGGGACCGGTGATACGAGCAGTAGAGCGCACCGGTATCGACATCGTCGGTATCTCTCAGCGAAAAACGGTTCAGATCGTTCGACGGTACGGCTATATCGGGCTGGCTGGCGTGCTCTGTATCCCCGGCTTTCCCGACACCATTTCGATTTACGCGTTCACCGTAATCGAACAAGATTATATCAAGTTCGCCGTGGCGACGTTCGTTGGAAGCGTCGGCAGACTGGTCATCTGGCTTGCTGGGATCGAAATCGTCTTTTTGGTTTTCTGA
- a CDS encoding nicotinate phosphoribosyltransferase, with amino-acid sequence MFDIVPPSAIREGRATDAYFDRTLTTLADADVDPHVVAEVTADQFPTGEFELFAGVEDAAELLAERSIDVDALREGQLFDGGPVMRIEGRYTEFARLETTLLGFISHASGIATNALHARRVAPDSQLLSFGARHVHPSMAAVVERAALVAGFDGFSHVAAGELLGREASGTMPHALVLCFGTGEQETAWNAFDAAVSEDVPRIALCDTFSDETDEVLRAAETIDLDGVRIDTPSSRRGDFRHIAREVRWRLDAEGFEDIDVFLSGGLGPADLRELRDVADGFGVGGYVSNADPVDFALDIIEIDGEPIAKRGKLSGRKDVYRTEEGAHRVRPASESSSDESLLKPLVRDGEIVREFDIDAAAERALADAERVGFGTDD; translated from the coding sequence ATGTTCGACATCGTCCCCCCGTCTGCGATCCGCGAGGGTCGGGCGACGGACGCCTACTTCGACCGGACGCTCACGACGCTGGCCGACGCCGACGTGGATCCACACGTCGTTGCCGAGGTTACCGCTGATCAGTTCCCGACCGGGGAGTTCGAGCTGTTCGCCGGCGTCGAGGACGCGGCGGAACTTCTCGCCGAACGCTCCATCGACGTGGATGCGCTCCGGGAAGGGCAGCTGTTCGATGGCGGGCCAGTCATGCGGATCGAGGGGCGATACACCGAGTTCGCGCGGCTCGAAACCACGTTGCTCGGGTTTATCTCTCATGCGAGTGGAATCGCCACGAACGCGCTCCATGCCCGGCGTGTAGCCCCTGACTCCCAACTGTTGAGTTTCGGGGCGCGTCACGTCCATCCATCGATGGCCGCGGTCGTCGAACGGGCTGCGCTCGTCGCAGGGTTCGATGGCTTCTCACACGTCGCTGCTGGCGAGTTGTTGGGCCGGGAAGCCAGCGGAACGATGCCTCACGCGCTCGTGCTCTGTTTCGGGACGGGCGAACAGGAGACGGCGTGGAACGCGTTCGACGCGGCCGTCAGTGAGGACGTGCCACGGATCGCGCTGTGTGACACCTTCTCTGATGAGACCGACGAGGTGCTCAGGGCGGCCGAGACGATCGATCTCGATGGCGTCCGGATCGATACACCCAGCTCTCGACGCGGGGACTTCCGTCACATTGCTCGAGAGGTTCGGTGGCGACTCGATGCCGAAGGGTTCGAGGATATCGATGTGTTTCTCAGCGGCGGACTCGGACCCGCAGATCTCCGGGAGCTACGGGATGTCGCCGACGGCTTCGGCGTGGGTGGCTACGTCAGCAACGCCGATCCGGTGGACTTCGCGCTGGACATCATCGAGATCGATGGCGAACCGATAGCGAAACGCGGGAAGCTATCCGGACGCAAGGACGTGTACCGAACCGAAGAGGGCGCTCACCGCGTCCGACCCGCGTCCGAGTCATCGTCGGACGAGTCGTTGTTGAAACCACTGGTTCGAGACGGTGAGATCGTCCGTGAGTTCGACATCGACGCCGCCGCCGAGCGGGCGCTGGCCGACGCCGAACGCGTTGGATTCGGTACCGACGACTGA
- a CDS encoding matrixin family metalloprotease, producing MTRRLVIFVLAMVVLAGCASGPFGTNTPDPQNVSTDENETVQTSTQVETPSGQSNDSPGSGSAAANNETPSNGTTTNATGSDTASGNDENAVPSSDNPWQKQTLTVAVDSELNTDRELIPLVEDALAYWEQNSQQYAGYKIDYELKKNAQNPDIAVSFVSSIEECGVKQRVEGCAPYITSPGDVNRPVNVQIKGGYTDDSTRQLLIHELGHTLGLDHGDRPKKIMAAKSDLTTLPQPNVTERALPWDHSTLTVAVDESGIPPQERNAVNEQIDAALDYYERGADGTVPNRVSFKRVSDPNAADIRIQFSDESPCSDLNTGSCSIPSGYDPDNDDALEQYHHVRIVLTGLDTETIAWHVGNRLGENAFGFDHVSDFPYPLQSTTPQQERSSRWWT from the coding sequence ATGACTCGACGCCTCGTCATTTTTGTGCTCGCTATGGTCGTACTCGCCGGCTGTGCGAGTGGACCGTTCGGAACGAACACGCCGGATCCACAGAATGTGTCAACTGATGAAAATGAAACGGTGCAGACGAGCACGCAGGTCGAGACGCCGTCCGGGCAGTCGAACGACAGCCCCGGCTCCGGATCTGCGGCAGCGAACAACGAAACACCCTCGAACGGTACCACCACAAACGCCACGGGCAGTGATACCGCGTCAGGCAACGATGAGAACGCTGTTCCATCGAGTGACAATCCGTGGCAGAAGCAGACCCTGACGGTCGCGGTCGACAGCGAACTGAACACCGACCGCGAACTCATACCGCTCGTCGAGGATGCCCTGGCGTACTGGGAACAGAACAGCCAGCAGTATGCGGGATACAAAATAGATTACGAATTGAAGAAGAACGCACAGAATCCAGATATCGCTGTGTCGTTCGTTTCCTCCATCGAGGAATGCGGCGTCAAACAGCGTGTCGAGGGCTGTGCTCCCTACATCACCTCACCGGGTGACGTCAACCGCCCTGTGAACGTGCAGATCAAGGGTGGATACACCGACGATTCGACGAGGCAGCTCCTCATTCACGAACTCGGGCACACCCTCGGATTGGACCACGGTGACCGGCCCAAAAAGATCATGGCAGCGAAGTCCGACTTGACTACGCTTCCTCAGCCCAACGTGACCGAGCGCGCGCTTCCGTGGGACCACTCCACGCTCACCGTCGCTGTCGACGAGTCTGGGATTCCTCCTCAGGAGCGAAACGCCGTCAACGAACAGATCGATGCTGCCCTTGATTACTACGAGCGAGGTGCTGACGGAACTGTACCCAACCGAGTTTCGTTCAAACGGGTGTCCGACCCGAACGCCGCTGACATCCGGATCCAATTTTCGGATGAATCGCCGTGTTCGGATCTGAACACCGGATCGTGTAGCATTCCATCGGGGTACGATCCGGATAACGACGATGCCTTAGAACAGTACCACCACGTCAGGATCGTACTCACCGGTCTCGACACCGAGACCATCGCGTGGCACGTCGGCAACCGACTCGGTGAAAACGCGTTTGGATTCGACCACGTGAGCGACTTCCCGTATCCCCTTCAAAGCACCACACCCCAACAAGAGCGCAGTTCTCGCTGGTGGACGTAG
- a CDS encoding DUF5518 domain-containing protein, which produces MALLAPLRKAQTDDSLRFAILLGLATIPFTLLLSSGSVSISSGGVVIGSSISGEPLLLAGLLVGYYYSNRSTESRRAGLWTGLVGSIATVLVFVVTMLPSIADASLEMTAVAVVLIPIAIAIGAGLSALITMIVAVITDRVTTRLRNRNRSDTGETPEPAASSNWWRAVPVYALLAPIVLLSVWLESLDSGVGVVTFLGLLILVPLSIVALVALFIDATEPRTDWIPSVGIYVGIPIALYALVYLASASQGRMEPSGDAWYGFIVALWIVAAVYLADRYRHIGTLQFR; this is translated from the coding sequence ATGGCCCTGCTTGCGCCCCTCCGTAAAGCACAGACAGACGACTCGTTGCGGTTTGCGATCCTCCTTGGTCTAGCGACGATCCCGTTCACCCTCCTCCTCTCGTCGGGATCGGTGTCGATATCAAGTGGCGGCGTCGTGATCGGTAGCTCTATCTCGGGGGAGCCGTTGCTTCTGGCCGGACTGCTCGTTGGATACTACTACAGCAACCGATCGACCGAGAGCCGCCGCGCCGGACTGTGGACCGGTCTCGTCGGATCGATCGCAACGGTGCTCGTTTTCGTAGTTACCATGCTCCCCTCGATCGCGGACGCGTCGCTGGAGATGACTGCCGTCGCTGTCGTCTTGATACCGATCGCCATCGCCATCGGCGCCGGTCTCTCTGCGTTGATAACGATGATCGTCGCGGTGATCACTGATCGGGTGACGACGCGGCTCCGGAACCGTAACAGATCGGACACGGGTGAAACCCCCGAGCCCGCTGCGTCCTCAAACTGGTGGCGAGCAGTTCCCGTCTACGCGCTCCTCGCACCGATCGTATTGCTCTCCGTGTGGTTGGAAAGCCTCGACAGCGGTGTTGGGGTCGTCACGTTCCTCGGGCTACTGATCCTCGTGCCGTTGTCGATCGTCGCGCTTGTGGCGTTGTTCATCGACGCGACCGAACCCAGAACGGACTGGATCCCCTCCGTAGGAATCTACGTCGGGATTCCGATCGCCTTGTACGCGCTTGTGTATTTGGCGTCCGCCAGTCAGGGACGGATGGAACCGTCCGGCGATGCGTGGTACGGGTTTATTGTCGCGCTCTGGATAGTCGCCGCTGTCTATCTCGCTGACAGATACCGCCACATTGGCACGCTGCAGTTCCGTTAG
- a CDS encoding Hvo_1808 family surface protein: MRFRPVMLLVMVVLAGCGSMPTLGTDSSPTETAPSAPNSQGTLTAPGGTDDPDIGRHNGYTHNQTLSIEATDGLNESEREAVVSRAMARVELVRGTDFKQDVSVDIRSRSEFKQGQETANVSESFQQFDNAKFEAMFLVGEGTNSLSTQSTSRGENVLGYYSNDEESIVIVSDSETPTLDGEKTLAHELTHALQDQHFNLSSYNKTTRDEYNAVNGLIEGEANLVQQRYMSLCSGEWNCLPNAESGGSTSPPDNWGVYLLDYFPYAEGLEFVTANQRQGGWDRVDELFSEPPETTEQVIHPETYDTDRPASVSLTDRNRNGWDRVHLDPEKRGATRPDHAVLGQSAMTVMFAQTAFDSYNRSEVVSRKAILNPSGDGSSNSLNYSLSATTGWNGDRLHVYEKNDKTGYVWKSNWDSSQNASEFADAYRALLSHWGGTKTGDGTWVIEDGPFADAFSLTVTDSTVVIVNAPTTEDLGDVRSEASNG, from the coding sequence ATGCGATTCCGTCCGGTGATGCTTCTCGTTATGGTCGTTCTCGCTGGGTGTGGCTCCATGCCGACCCTCGGAACAGATTCGTCCCCGACCGAAACGGCTCCCTCTGCGCCGAACAGTCAGGGCACTCTGACCGCGCCGGGTGGGACTGACGATCCCGACATCGGTCGCCACAACGGCTACACCCACAATCAAACGCTCTCGATCGAAGCTACCGACGGTCTCAACGAAAGCGAACGGGAGGCCGTCGTTTCGAGAGCCATGGCCCGCGTGGAACTCGTTCGTGGAACGGATTTCAAACAGGACGTTTCGGTCGATATCCGGTCTCGATCCGAGTTCAAACAGGGACAAGAAACGGCGAACGTATCGGAGTCGTTCCAGCAGTTCGATAACGCGAAATTCGAAGCGATGTTTCTTGTCGGTGAAGGGACTAATTCACTCAGCACCCAAAGCACCAGCCGCGGGGAAAACGTTCTGGGCTACTACAGCAACGACGAGGAGTCGATCGTGATCGTGAGCGACAGCGAAACGCCGACGCTCGACGGTGAAAAGACACTCGCTCATGAACTTACGCACGCCCTTCAAGACCAGCATTTCAATCTCTCATCGTACAACAAAACGACACGAGACGAGTACAATGCGGTCAACGGACTGATCGAAGGCGAGGCGAACCTCGTTCAACAACGATACATGTCGCTCTGTTCCGGTGAGTGGAACTGTCTCCCGAACGCCGAGTCGGGTGGCAGCACGTCGCCACCGGACAACTGGGGCGTCTATCTACTCGATTACTTCCCGTACGCCGAGGGGCTGGAGTTCGTCACCGCCAATCAGCGTCAAGGCGGATGGGATCGGGTCGACGAACTGTTTTCGGAGCCACCTGAAACGACCGAGCAGGTGATCCATCCCGAAACGTACGACACTGACCGTCCGGCGTCGGTTTCTCTTACGGACCGGAACCGAAACGGCTGGGATCGGGTCCATCTAGATCCCGAGAAACGAGGCGCGACACGCCCGGATCACGCCGTTCTCGGTCAGTCGGCGATGACCGTGATGTTCGCCCAAACGGCGTTCGATTCGTACAACCGATCCGAAGTCGTCTCTCGAAAGGCGATTTTGAACCCCAGTGGGGATGGAAGTTCGAACTCCCTCAACTACAGCCTCTCAGCCACGACGGGATGGAACGGGGATCGGCTCCACGTGTACGAGAAAAACGACAAGACGGGGTACGTCTGGAAATCGAACTGGGACTCCTCACAGAACGCCTCGGAATTTGCAGATGCATACCGAGCGCTTCTCAGCCATTGGGGTGGAACGAAAACCGGTGACGGAACGTGGGTCATTGAGGACGGTCCCTTTGCGGATGCGTTCTCGCTAACGGTGACCGATTCGACGGTCGTCATCGTGAACGCACCCACGACTGAGGATCTCGGCGACGTTCGATCGGAGGCGTCCAATGGATGA
- a CDS encoding Hvo_1808 family surface protein yields the protein MDDRQIALLVLTLSTVIAGCSTPFGTGDDLGQEGGYSATDELDVTTDDGLNESERESVVHRTMARIEVIRGLEFDRDVSVRVISRAEYREQRNQFGLSSTNETEWTEQVWEALFLVDESTNATEAISDVYRGSVLGYYSEEDIVIVSDSDTPRIDPYTLAHELTHALQDQQLTLNVRDETQDAQLATNGLIEGDANAVEYEYRRRCEGSWSCLPRPVQPSDRSDRNQGVYTTISMPYVKGPAFIEALSERGGWETVNDAYESLPESTEQIIHPTRYPDESPESVRIADRSAEQWQRFTASPGTETVGEASIYTMFRTNGVIPAPQNGRENYSHPMSTGWAGDRLVPYNNTDGQNGYVWKTKWDTERDAKQFVDGYERLLEQHNASAVDGTHRLPESDPYADAFRVTREGRTVTIVNAPTADELDRIH from the coding sequence ATGGATGACCGGCAAATAGCTCTCCTCGTCCTCACGCTGTCCACAGTGATCGCTGGCTGTTCCACCCCCTTCGGGACGGGAGACGATCTCGGACAGGAGGGCGGATACAGCGCGACCGACGAACTGGACGTGACCACCGATGACGGTCTCAACGAGTCCGAACGCGAGAGCGTTGTCCATCGAACGATGGCTCGTATCGAGGTGATTCGAGGGTTGGAGTTCGACCGTGATGTTTCTGTCCGCGTCATTTCCCGTGCCGAGTACCGCGAGCAACGCAACCAGTTCGGGCTTTCATCGACGAACGAGACCGAGTGGACCGAACAGGTGTGGGAAGCGCTGTTTCTCGTCGACGAATCCACGAACGCGACGGAAGCCATCTCGGACGTGTACCGTGGCTCTGTGCTTGGGTACTACTCCGAGGAGGATATCGTCATCGTGAGCGACAGCGATACCCCTCGTATCGATCCCTACACCCTTGCACACGAACTCACACACGCCCTTCAGGACCAACAGCTCACCCTCAACGTCCGCGACGAGACGCAGGATGCACAGCTTGCGACTAACGGATTGATCGAAGGTGATGCAAACGCAGTGGAATACGAGTATCGACGCCGGTGTGAAGGATCGTGGTCGTGTCTTCCACGACCGGTACAGCCCTCCGACCGCTCCGACCGAAATCAGGGTGTGTACACGACGATCAGCATGCCCTACGTCAAAGGGCCGGCGTTCATTGAGGCGCTCTCCGAGCGCGGAGGATGGGAAACGGTCAACGACGCCTACGAATCGCTTCCCGAAAGTACCGAGCAAATCATCCACCCGACGCGATACCCGGACGAAAGTCCCGAATCCGTCCGGATAGCTGATCGTTCAGCCGAGCAGTGGCAGCGATTTACTGCTTCGCCCGGGACCGAAACGGTCGGCGAAGCGTCGATATACACGATGTTTCGGACCAACGGCGTCATCCCGGCTCCGCAGAACGGTCGAGAAAACTACTCCCATCCGATGTCTACGGGGTGGGCTGGTGACCGGCTCGTTCCCTACAACAACACGGACGGGCAGAACGGCTACGTCTGGAAAACGAAATGGGACACGGAACGGGACGCAAAACAGTTCGTAGACGGATACGAACGGCTCCTTGAGCAACACAACGCCAGCGCCGTCGACGGAACGCACCGTCTTCCCGAATCCGATCCCTACGCCGACGCGTTCCGGGTGACCCGCGAGGGCCGAACCGTAACCATCGTGAATGCTCCCACAGCCGACGAACTCGATCGAATTCACTGA
- a CDS encoding PaaI family thioesterase encodes MSEEFPDDVVAMVQQFIEQNHGYLSWLGVTVDEFTHDSMTLTIPFDEKLTNPTEPPTMHGGIAATLVDTAGGVALRPHLDNPLGGGVATINLNVNYLRRAAGDLTARAEVIRAGNSVGISRVTVESQTPDDETHPVAVGQGAYRLFQG; translated from the coding sequence ATGTCCGAGGAATTTCCGGACGATGTCGTTGCGATGGTGCAGCAGTTCATCGAGCAGAACCACGGCTATCTCTCGTGGCTCGGCGTGACGGTCGATGAGTTTACACACGACAGCATGACGCTCACCATTCCCTTCGACGAGAAGCTCACCAATCCGACCGAACCCCCGACGATGCACGGCGGCATCGCGGCCACGCTCGTCGACACCGCCGGCGGAGTGGCGCTTCGACCCCATCTCGACAACCCACTCGGTGGTGGCGTGGCCACGATCAACCTCAACGTCAACTACCTCCGGCGGGCGGCCGGTGATCTCACCGCCCGCGCCGAGGTCATCCGAGCCGGCAACTCCGTCGGAATCAGCCGGGTGACCGTCGAAAGCCAGACCCCCGACGACGAAACCCACCCTGTTGCTGTCGGCCAAGGAGCCTATCGTCTGTTTCAGGGGTAG
- a CDS encoding lipoyl protein ligase domain-containing protein codes for MRVLRGRGDTIEDDRSYTRELLETTRETGESGVRVWRPPRQIAFGRRDTRESGYETARAAASDHDYPPTERPVGGRAVAYTGSTVAFAQSKRIDDIRTGLQSRYSAATTDIQVALSRLGVDAAPGEPDDSFCPGSHSLQATGKIVGIAQRVQKGVALVAGIVIVRDHAAIAAVLEDVYDALGLPFDPDSVGSVDRADGPSDPQAVIHEIEQSLVDDDPTIERLRL; via the coding sequence ATGCGCGTGCTCCGCGGTCGAGGCGATACGATCGAGGACGATCGCTCGTACACTCGTGAACTACTCGAAACCACGCGTGAAACTGGCGAGTCAGGAGTTCGGGTGTGGCGACCCCCACGACAGATCGCCTTTGGCCGGCGTGACACTCGTGAAAGCGGGTACGAAACCGCCCGAGCGGCCGCGAGCGACCACGACTATCCACCAACCGAACGCCCGGTCGGGGGACGGGCAGTCGCCTACACGGGATCGACGGTCGCGTTCGCGCAGTCCAAACGGATCGACGACATCCGAACCGGGCTGCAATCTCGGTATTCGGCCGCGACGACCGACATCCAGGTGGCGCTGTCCCGGCTGGGTGTCGATGCAGCACCCGGTGAACCGGACGACTCGTTCTGTCCGGGCAGCCACTCGCTCCAAGCGACGGGAAAGATCGTCGGGATCGCCCAACGCGTTCAAAAAGGGGTCGCGTTGGTCGCCGGGATCGTTATCGTCCGTGACCACGCCGCGATCGCGGCGGTGCTCGAAGACGTCTACGACGCGCTCGGATTGCCGTTCGATCCCGACAGCGTCGGCAGCGTCGACCGTGCTGACGGTCCGAGTGATCCTCAGGCTGTCATCCACGAGATCGAACAGTCGCTCGTCGATGACGATCCCACGATCGAACGGCTACGGCTATGA
- a CDS encoding zinc-dependent alcohol dehydrogenase family protein yields MKAYEVQETDPDYEGVVQIEREQPTPAADGALVRIHACSLNYRDLAIANADLVYPGANLPVIPLSDGAGEVVAVGEDVSRLSVGDRVATPFAPDWIDGEGTPEQLSRSTGGSIDGALAEYVTFPAESVALLPDHLSYEQGATLSCAGLTAWRALVEDGDLSAGESVLALGTGGVSTFALQFATMHGATAVVTSSSDEKLERASELGAEETINYESTPEWGETVHQRTDGVDHVIEVGGAGTLAQSLQAASANGHIHLIGVLSDPGSGVDPTPMIHKSLTVTGVSVGSRAMFDRMNDAIAATGMEPIVDRVFDFEDIREAYRYVDRGEHHGKVVVSVE; encoded by the coding sequence ATGAAAGCCTACGAAGTGCAAGAGACCGATCCCGACTACGAGGGAGTCGTCCAGATCGAGCGCGAACAGCCGACACCAGCCGCTGATGGGGCGCTTGTCCGTATTCATGCCTGTTCGCTCAACTACCGCGATCTCGCCATCGCAAACGCCGATCTCGTCTATCCCGGCGCGAATCTCCCGGTAATCCCGCTGTCCGATGGCGCTGGCGAGGTCGTCGCGGTCGGTGAGGACGTGTCCCGGCTCTCTGTGGGAGACCGCGTCGCAACGCCGTTCGCGCCCGACTGGATCGATGGGGAGGGCACGCCCGAACAGCTATCCCGATCGACAGGTGGATCCATCGATGGGGCGCTGGCCGAATACGTGACGTTTCCTGCCGAAAGCGTTGCTCTCCTCCCAGATCATCTCTCCTACGAGCAGGGCGCAACGCTCTCGTGTGCGGGGCTGACAGCGTGGCGGGCACTCGTCGAGGACGGCGATCTCAGTGCTGGAGAGTCCGTTCTCGCGCTCGGGACGGGCGGCGTGTCGACGTTCGCGTTGCAGTTCGCCACAATGCACGGTGCTACTGCGGTCGTCACCTCTTCGAGCGACGAGAAGCTCGAACGAGCCAGCGAACTCGGTGCTGAGGAAACCATCAACTACGAATCGACGCCCGAATGGGGCGAGACCGTCCACCAGCGCACTGATGGCGTCGATCACGTCATCGAGGTCGGTGGAGCAGGAACCTTGGCGCAGTCGTTGCAAGCGGCCAGCGCCAACGGCCACATCCATCTCATCGGCGTGCTCAGTGATCCCGGGAGCGGCGTCGATCCCACTCCTATGATCCACAAATCGCTCACAGTCACTGGAGTGAGCGTCGGAAGCCGAGCGATGTTCGACCGGATGAACGACGCCATTGCCGCGACGGGCATGGAGCCGATCGTCGACCGCGTGTTCGACTTCGAAGATATCCGGGAGGCGTACCGGTACGTCGACCGCGGCGAACACCACGGCAAGGTCGTCGTTTCGGTCGAATGA
- a CDS encoding cysteine hydrolase family protein: MQFDPETTAAVVVDMQNGFCHPDGSLYAPDSEAAIDPVREVVELARAVGAQVIYTRDVHTDEQFEDTHYYDEFDRWGEHLLEGTWETEIVEGLPVEPDDHVVTKHTYDAFYRTDLEGFLDTHGIRDLLICGTLANVCVLHTAGSAGLRDFRPVVVEDAVGSIEDHHREYALEHADWLFGEVKPIDAIEFA, translated from the coding sequence ATGCAGTTTGATCCCGAGACGACCGCAGCGGTGGTCGTCGACATGCAAAATGGATTTTGTCACCCGGATGGGAGCCTGTACGCCCCCGACAGCGAAGCGGCCATCGATCCCGTTCGTGAGGTCGTCGAACTGGCGCGCGCCGTGGGTGCACAGGTGATTTACACCCGTGATGTCCACACAGACGAACAGTTCGAGGACACCCACTACTACGACGAGTTCGACCGGTGGGGCGAGCACCTGCTCGAAGGAACGTGGGAGACCGAGATCGTCGAGGGACTTCCCGTGGAACCCGACGATCACGTCGTCACAAAACACACTTACGACGCGTTCTATCGCACCGATCTCGAAGGGTTTCTGGATACCCACGGCATTCGGGATCTGCTCATCTGTGGGACGCTCGCCAACGTTTGTGTGCTGCATACCGCCGGTAGTGCCGGTCTTCGGGATTTCCGCCCCGTCGTCGTCGAGGATGCAGTCGGTTCCATCGAGGACCATCACCGCGAGTACGCGCTCGAACACGCTGATTGGTTGTTTGGAGAGGTCAAACCGATCGACGCGATCGAATTCGCGTAA